One Indicator indicator isolate 239-I01 chromosome 21, UM_Iind_1.1, whole genome shotgun sequence DNA segment encodes these proteins:
- the NDUFS8 gene encoding NADH dehydrogenase [ubiquinone] iron-sulfur protein 8, mitochondrial, translated as MAALRLLYQAARRGPPAPLGYLRPLSTSTPRDTYKYVNVQEPAMDMRSITDRAAQTLLWTELIRGLAMTLSYLFREPATINYPFEKGPLSPRFRGEHALRRYPSGEERCIACKLCEAICPAQAITIEAEPRADGSRRTTRYDIDMTKCIYCGFCQEACPVDAIVEGPNFEFSTETHEELLYNKEKLLNNGDKWEAEIAANIQADYLYR; from the exons ATGGCGGCGCTGCGCTTGCTGTACCAGGCTGCCCGCAGAG GCCCACCAGCTCCCCTGGGATACCTGCGCCCTCTcagcaccagcacccccagggacacTTACA agTACGTCAACGTGCAGGAGCCAGCCATGGACATGCGCTCCATCACCGACCGGGCTGCCCAGACCCTGCTGTGGACCGAGCTCATCCGAG GCTTGGCCATGACCCTGAGCTACCTTTTCCGGGAGCCAGCCACCATCAACTACCCCTTTGAGAAGGGGCCCCTGAGCCCAAGGTTCCGCGGGGAGCATGCCCTGCGCCGCTACCCctcaggagaggagaggtgcATCGCCTGCAAGCTCTGTGAGGCCATCTGCCCAGCACAG GCCATCACCATCGAGGCCGAGCCCCGCGCCGACGGCAGCCGCCGCACCACGCGCTACGACATCGACATGACCAAGTGCATCTACTGCGGGTTCTGCCAGGAGGCCTGCCCTGTGGATGCCATCGTGGAG GGTCCCAACTTCGAGTTCTCCACAGAGACCCACGAGGAGCTTCTCTACAACAAGGAGAAGCTGCTCAACAATGGGGACAAGTGGGAGGCTGAGATTGCTGCCAACATCCAGGCTGATTATCTCTACCGGTGA
- the LOC128973929 gene encoding aldehyde dehydrogenase family 3 member B1-like encodes METCSAFPQSLGSGATKAPEHENSAGGGKESMDSDAMSRNPYAGLVSHLRTTWLSRKTRPMEYRVAQLEALGRFLEEKEEEILEATTLDMGKPRFETQLSEIFVCRSELNHTLNNLSTWMKDEHVEKNWAMQLDSAFIRKDPYGVVLIIGPWNYPINLLLVPLIGAIAAGNCVIVKPSEVSKNVERLMAETLPKYLDKDCFAVVAAGVEGTTRLLENRFDYIFYTGSPSVGRVVMTAAAKHLTPVTLELGGKNPCYVSDSCHVQNTARRLAWGRFFNAGQTCIAPDYVLCSLEMQEKLMPALREAIAEFYGPNPQESSSFARIIGDRHFQRVRALLSSGRVAIGGQTDAGTRYIAPTVLVDVQQDDPVMKQEIFGPVLPILTVKSMDDAIAFINARERPLAIYVFSSCKQVVNQVLERTSSGGFCGNDTLMHFTLTSLPFGGIGQSGLGNYHGRFTFDTFSHPRATLLRGNGREAFNTLRYPPYEPRRLPLLRSATQTRRHQTCAIL; translated from the exons ATGGAAACCTGCAGTGCCTTCCCACAGTCCTTGGGCAGTGGGGCCACGAAAGCTCCTGAGCATGAGAACAGTGCTGGTGGTGGGAAGGAGAGCATGGACAGTGATGCCATGAG CAGGAACCCCTATGCTGGGCTGGTGAGCCACCTGAGGACAACCTGGCTCTCAAGGAAGACACGGCCCATGGAGTATCGTGTGGCCCAGCTGGAGGCCCTGGGACGtttcctggaggagaaggaggaggagatccTGGAGGCCACCACCTTGGACATGGGCAAG ccacGCTTTGAAACGCAGCTCTCCGAGATCTTCGTTTGCAGGAGTGAGCTCAACCACACTCTCAACAACCTGAGCACCTGGATGAAGGATGAGCACGTGGAGAAAAACTGG GCGATGCAGCTGGACTCAGCCTTCATCCGCAAGGACCCCTATGGGGTGGTGCTCATCATTGGGCCCTGGAACTACCCCATCAACCTCCTCCTGGTGCCCCTCATTGGGGCCATCGCTGCTg GGAACTGTGTAATTGTGAAACCCTCTGAAGTCAGCAAGAACGTGGAGAGGTTAATGGCTGAGACACTGCCAAAGTACCTGGACAAG GACTGCTTtgctgtggtggctgctggtgtGGAGGGGACGACCAGACTGCTGGAGAACAGATTTGACTACATCTTCTACACTG gcagcccctcggtgggcagggtggtgatgactgctgctgccaagcaCCTGACACCAGTGACGCTGGAGCTGGGGGGCAAGAACCCCTGCTACGTGTCCGACAGCTGCCACGTGCAGAACACCGCTCGGCGCCTGGCCTGGGGCCGCTTCTTCAACGCCGGCCAGACCTGCATCGCGCCTGACTACgtcctctgcagcttggagatgcAGGAGAAGCTGATGCCAGCCCTCCGGGAGGCCATCGCCGAGTTTTACGGCCCCAACCCTCAGGAGTCCTCCAGCTTTGCCCGGATCATTGGGGACAGACACTTCCAGCGGGTGAGGGCCCTGCTGAGCAGCGGCCGCGTGGCCATCGGGGGACAGACGGACGCGGGGACGCGCTACATCG CCCCCACAGTGCTGGTGGATGTGCAGCAGGATGACCCCGTGATGAAGCAGGAGATCTTTGGGCCCGTCCTGcccatcctcacagtgaagagcatGGACGATGCCATCGCCTTCATCAATGCCCGGGAGCGGCCCTTGGCCATCTATGTCTTCTCCTCCTGCAAGCAG GTGGTGAACCAGGTGCTGGAGAGGACAAGCAGCGGTGGGTTCTGCGGCAATGACACCCTGATGCACTTCACGTTGACCTCGCTGCCCTTTGGTGGAATTG GGCAGAGCGGCCTGGGCAACTATCACGGCCGCTTCACCTTCGACACTTTCTCGCACCCCCGGGCCACACTGCTGCGTGGAAACGGCCGGGAAGCCTTCAACACACTCCGCTACCCGCCCTACGAACCGCGACGCCTCCCGCTGCTCCGCTCCGCCACCCAGACCAGGCGCCACCAAACCTGCGCCATCCTCTGA